Proteins from one Chloroflexota bacterium genomic window:
- the rplU gene encoding 50S ribosomal protein L21, giving the protein MEDDVYAVLKTGGKQYRVAVGDKIEVEKLPNAVGDQVTLTSVLMLEHDGNVTVGKPMVTGAEVVAKVVGEGKGVKVTHFDYRNKHRRRKTLGHRQEFTRLEISEIKG; this is encoded by the coding sequence GTGGAGGACGACGTGTACGCAGTACTCAAGACGGGTGGAAAACAATATCGCGTCGCAGTCGGCGACAAGATCGAAGTTGAAAAACTGCCGAACGCGGTCGGCGATCAAGTGACGTTGACGAGCGTGTTGATGCTCGAACACGATGGCAATGTCACGGTCGGCAAACCGATGGTTACCGGCGCTGAAGTCGTCGCGAAAGTGGTTGGCGAAGGCAAGGGCGTCAAAGTGACGCACTTTGATTATCGCAACAAACATCGCCGCCGCAAGACGCTTGGACATCGGCAGGAATTCACACGCCTGGAAATTTCGGAAATCAAAGGGTAG
- the rpmA gene encoding 50S ribosomal protein L27 yields the protein MAHKKGGGSSRNGRDSNAQRLGVKRYDGEYVNAGSIIVRQRGTHIRPGLNVGLGKDDTLYALIAGTVKFEPFSKEKKQVSILPKAE from the coding sequence ATGGCACACAAAAAAGGTGGCGGCTCATCGCGCAATGGCCGCGATAGTAATGCGCAACGCTTGGGCGTCAAGCGCTATGATGGTGAGTATGTAAACGCCGGCTCGATTATCGTGCGCCAACGCGGCACGCACATTCGCCCGGGATTGAACGTGGGTCTCGGCAAAGACGATACGCTCTACGCGTTGATCGCCGGCACCGTCAAGTTCGAACCATTTAGCAAAGAGAAAAAGCAAGTTAGTATTCTGCCCAAGGCAGAGTAG
- the rpmE gene encoding 50S ribosomal protein L31 → MKDAIHPTWYPDAVVTCACGNAWRTASTKKEIHTDVCNKCHPFFTGEQRIVDTAGQVERFNKRMTAKEQIAATQATVEDKRVKKDRRRGRKVESAPQPEAPADLPLAVAGDAPQAQDKPAE, encoded by the coding sequence GTGAAAGACGCAATTCATCCTACGTGGTATCCCGATGCGGTTGTGACCTGCGCGTGTGGCAACGCGTGGCGCACCGCCTCTACGAAAAAAGAAATTCATACCGACGTGTGCAACAAGTGCCACCCGTTCTTCACGGGCGAACAACGCATCGTGGACACGGCGGGTCAGGTCGAGCGTTTTAACAAGCGCATGACGGCGAAAGAACAAATCGCCGCAACGCAAGCGACCGTCGAAGACAAGCGTGTAAAGAAAGATCGTCGTCGCGGACGCAAAGTTGAAAGCGCACCTCAGCCGGAAGCGCCAGCCGATTTACCGCTTGCCGTAGCGGGTGATGCGCCGCAAGCCCAAGACAAACCGGCGGAATAA
- a CDS encoding thymidine kinase, which yields MDATVERERVLRSRGHIELICGSMFSGKTEELIRRIRRAEIAKQRVQVFSHRLDTRYGASQVASHSGANWNAIPVQDASQIPSQIAPDTTVVAIDEAQFFDWKIAEVVNLLADRGIRVILAGLDMDFRGEPFGPMPLLMAHAEHVDKLSAICVVCGDPASRTQRLINGSPAKYDDPVILVGASEVYEARCRHCHQVPGRDKAQSAK from the coding sequence ATGGACGCGACGGTTGAACGCGAACGGGTTCTGCGCTCACGAGGACACATCGAATTGATTTGCGGCTCGATGTTTTCCGGCAAGACCGAAGAATTGATTCGCCGCATTCGCCGCGCCGAGATCGCCAAACAACGCGTGCAAGTGTTCTCGCACCGGCTCGACACGCGTTACGGCGCAAGCCAGGTCGCTTCGCACAGCGGCGCAAACTGGAACGCGATCCCGGTGCAGGACGCGAGCCAGATTCCCTCGCAAATCGCGCCGGACACGACCGTCGTCGCGATTGACGAGGCGCAATTCTTCGACTGGAAAATCGCCGAAGTCGTCAACCTACTTGCCGATCGCGGAATTCGCGTCATCCTCGCCGGACTCGACATGGATTTTCGCGGCGAGCCGTTCGGTCCGATGCCGCTGTTGATGGCGCACGCCGAGCACGTGGATAAACTCTCCGCGATCTGCGTCGTGTGCGGTGATCCGGCGTCGCGCACGCAACGTCTCATCAACGGTTCGCCCGCCAAGTACGACGACCCGGTGATTCTCGTCGGCGCGAGCGAAGTGTACGAAGCGCGCTGCCGGCATTGCCATCAAGTGCCGGGACGAGACAAGGCGCAGAGCGCGAAATAG
- a CDS encoding PAS domain-containing protein — MDAKEIAAQLARELHYLDMPIGVYVVATDGQFIACNRLVRDMLALPLDGDVHASLAQFYADANTRGELLRKAAEAEARGSFLQKEIIHLRVAARDLYVEDYCKPLRDPATRAIVGYIGCLVDITIEYEAQKREGQLQNKVEELTFDIGRILHANTSTLLMAQQTLDSVAEALSQRALKEVIGTPLEDLDEQLIKEAEQLAGTLDKLIQGSDASRRAQALPEAKWDALATKIAPLRQVREMVPGFEMRVPALRTAAHQVTVTCHAMTTGALPRELVKEVLRAAAQLENTACLADVLMSRMAIVQMDATLRSLRDFVTADIRTHEPKKRLSVKLLVEQTITQMAEFARTSRVDIHRKERDFDVGVEGIERDVTRALANLLHNAIKYSWRRDRYKSPWVTVRAFARDGIACIEFENWGVPIAQEEIDNGLIFQLGYRGKWSKDRGRLGTGIGLTDAKRTAEANRGSLHVASRPANPGWVRPDDRDYYNQPFITTVTFCLPESAEVRR; from the coding sequence ATGGACGCGAAAGAAATCGCCGCGCAACTCGCGCGCGAATTGCATTATCTCGATATGCCCATCGGCGTGTACGTCGTCGCGACGGATGGACAGTTTATCGCGTGCAACCGCCTCGTGCGCGACATGCTTGCCTTGCCGCTCGACGGCGACGTGCACGCGAGTCTCGCACAATTCTACGCCGATGCCAACACGCGCGGCGAATTGCTCCGCAAAGCCGCCGAAGCCGAAGCACGCGGCTCGTTTCTGCAAAAAGAAATCATCCATCTACGCGTTGCCGCGCGCGATCTCTACGTCGAAGATTATTGCAAGCCCCTGCGCGATCCCGCGACGCGCGCGATTGTCGGCTATATCGGTTGCCTCGTAGACATTACCATCGAGTACGAAGCGCAAAAGCGCGAGGGGCAACTCCAGAACAAAGTCGAAGAACTCACATTCGACATCGGTCGAATTCTGCACGCGAACACCAGCACATTGTTGATGGCGCAACAAACGCTCGACAGCGTCGCGGAAGCATTGAGCCAGCGTGCGCTCAAAGAAGTGATCGGCACTCCGCTCGAAGATTTGGACGAACAATTGATCAAGGAAGCCGAGCAACTCGCCGGCACGCTCGACAAACTGATCCAGGGTTCCGACGCATCGCGTCGCGCCCAAGCGCTGCCCGAAGCGAAATGGGACGCGCTCGCGACCAAGATCGCGCCACTGCGCCAGGTGCGCGAAATGGTTCCTGGGTTCGAAATGCGCGTGCCCGCGCTGCGCACCGCCGCGCATCAAGTCACCGTGACGTGTCACGCGATGACGACGGGCGCGTTGCCGCGCGAACTCGTGAAAGAAGTGCTCCGCGCCGCGGCGCAACTCGAAAATACCGCGTGTCTCGCCGACGTGTTAATGTCGCGCATGGCAATCGTGCAGATGGACGCGACGCTCCGCTCGTTGCGCGATTTTGTCACCGCCGACATTCGCACGCACGAGCCAAAGAAACGCTTGTCGGTCAAACTGCTCGTCGAGCAGACCATCACGCAGATGGCGGAATTTGCGCGCACCTCGCGCGTGGATATTCATCGCAAGGAACGCGATTTCGATGTGGGCGTGGAAGGCATCGAGCGCGATGTGACGCGCGCGCTCGCGAATCTGTTGCACAACGCGATCAAGTACTCGTGGCGGCGCGATCGCTACAAATCACCCTGGGTCACGGTACGCGCGTTCGCGCGCGACGGAATCGCATGCATCGAGTTTGAAAATTGGGGCGTGCCCATCGCGCAAGAAGAAATTGATAACGGTTTGATTTTCCAACTCGGCTATCGCGGCAAGTGGTCCAAGGACCGCGGACGGTTGGGCACCGGCATCGGCTTGACCGATGCGAAACGCACCGCCGAAGCGAATCGCGGCAGTCTGCACGTCGCGAGCCGTCCCGCGAATCCTGGGTGGGTGCGTCCGGATGATCGCGATTATTACAATCAACCATTCATCACAACGGTGACATTCTGTTTGCCCGAATCGGCAGAGGTACGACGATGA
- a CDS encoding nitroreductase family deazaflavin-dependent oxidoreductase translates to MIEQSDFSREQYLYLTTTGRKTGLPREIEIWFVTFDDKFFILAEHRERTQWVKNIRHNPRVRVRIGTRTFDATARILDAERDRATYQRAQQLERDKYGWGAGLPVEIVPDSRDA, encoded by the coding sequence ATGATCGAACAATCCGATTTTTCCCGCGAACAATACCTCTACCTCACGACGACCGGACGCAAAACCGGCTTGCCGCGCGAAATCGAAATATGGTTCGTGACGTTCGACGATAAATTCTTCATTCTCGCCGAGCATCGCGAACGCACACAGTGGGTCAAGAATATTCGCCACAACCCGCGCGTCCGCGTCCGCATCGGTACACGCACGTTCGACGCGACCGCGCGCATACTCGACGCGGAACGTGATCGCGCGACGTACCAACGCGCGCAACAACTCGAACGCGACAAGTATGGCTGGGGTGCGGGACTGCCGGTCGAAATCGTACCCGACTCACGCGACGCGTAG